The genomic window CACCCATATGGGATTGATGGAAGCCAGAAAAAATAGCATTATTATGATCAAGCAATTAAAAGCAAAGAGATGGGTGGAGAGCGAAGCCTGTCGAGGTCCCTTTATTTTTCCAATATCTAATAACTGACCAGTGAAAACTCGGGGCCAAGCTACTGAAAAAAACGGCGGGCCTTACGGTTTCTTCCATTGGCTGTTTCAACTGCACAACAAACTCAATGATGGGCAAATTGGCATGGTGATGGATTAAACAGTTGGAAAAGATCTGGATGTAGTGCGTTGCATCAGCAAACACCACCTTCTTAGGTCTTACCACCATTCAAAAGGCGGGAAATTGTGCCCGAGTTTTCTGTCCAGGGTGCTGCCTTGAATGACCTTTCGTAATGCAGAAAAAGCTGGGTGTTGCAGCCCCGGCCTTTGCGCGAAGAGCACTGTAGAGGCCTTTGGCATTGATACGATCTCTGCGTGAGCTACGCAAAACACAATGTATTCTTCAAGCGCTCTACAGTCTTTCAAAGTGCCTGAAGTCCTGTGCTGTGTGTGGACCTCCAGATAATCTAGGAGTGCTTACGGATTATTGTTTTCGTTTTTTTTTATAGCTGCAACAGCGGGCTTTGCAGCTCGATTTAATTCTAGCAGCATTCTTTCATCAACAGCCCACCGCGCATTTACATCATTTTAATACGATTTTTTAGCTTTGCTGTTTTACTCTGACAGCTGGCTGGGGCCAAAATCCCTGAAATCCCATACAAACCCTGGTTTCCCGATAGCTTACTGCAGCTCCATCTTGCGGGAAAAGGCCAGGAATTGACAGAGCTTTCGGAGGCAGTCAGAGCAGCTTTGCCTACACTCTGCAGACTCGTGGGGACTTGGGGGACTACGGTGTAACCTGTTCCTATCAGACGACCTTCTAATATCCGCTGAGGACTTCCAGGCTGCATGATACCAGCTGACGTATAACCTTATAGAATCTAACAAACTGCTGTGGTACGAAAGCACCGTCCAGATACTCGTCGTACATGCGCTCAACTGGTAGATATAACATACCTAGATCTCACTCCAAAGCTCTCGCGCGTCTAGTCGGTAGGCCATAGTATTCTTACTCTTCTGATTCACGACTAAACTCGATATGCTTCAGCAGTACAATCGGATATTGGTACATTCTGATGCATGGCTTATTAGTTATTGGTACTTGTAAAGTCAGGGTCTGATTGTGTCCTTCTTGGCGCCTTCAAAGCAAAGAGAGGCATCAGTTTGGTCCAAGTGCGAGAGGGCTGGATTCGATATAACACACCTTCGATCCACCTATGTTTCTCGGTCGTTGTGCACAATAGTCTACCAGTGTCAGTCAAGAGGCAGCCTGCTCTACGCTACAAGCCACCCGGTAGAATGTGTTTCGGCAACGACGTGGATGTTGTAACCAGCGTACAACATTGTTAAATTGCAAGAACCTACGCTCGCGTGGCCGTTGTCAACTGTCTAGCTAGAAGCTGGGCCTCCAGGAATGCATTTGATTAACGCTTTTCTTCACAGAACATGAGGTCTTTCGGTCATAGGATGGGGCGGATCCCTCTGGCACTGTCTCATTAACACAGACTGAGCGCGCGAGTCGTTGTGTCCATGAGATCCGAATGCGAGACTTCAAGACAGCTCCGTGAATATCTGGTCCTCGATGCTTGATACTGCATGTACGACCCTTTTCAAGCTTAGGGACCAGCAACGAGGATCACGCAGAGCCTCACCTGGGTCCATCCGGGCCTAGAGCTCGTTGTTCACAGCCGACGAGCAAAAACAGCATATGCTCTCGGCCGCGGGAGTGATGTTTTGGCCAAGCTACTCGTTGGTTTCGTTGCGGTTTTCTCCAAAACAACTAGTGCCATCACCCCACTCAAAACGTCACTAAGCTCTGGGAGGGGGTCGTGCATCCGCAGCGCTCAACAACAAATACTCAGCCTGTGCCCGCACATCCAAATCCTCACACTCTACCTGTCAAACAGTAAGTACCCTCCTACCTGTGGTTGTCTCTGAGCCGTTATCGAGCAATTGCGCCTTTTCAATCCGAAGCTTGAAGCTGTACAGAGCAATCTGCTAACCCCGCTGCCCCTCTAGTACTCACACCACATCCACCATGTCTCTCTCCAACAAGCTCTCCATCGCTGATGTCGACCTCAAGGGCAAGCGCGTCTTGATCCGCGTAAGTCAACACCGCCGAAACTGCTCAATGCTTGATCGACCGCTAACAACTGGCACTACAGGTTGACTTCAACGTCCCCCTCGACTCCGACAAGAACATCACAAACAACCAGCGCATTGTTGGTGCTCTCCCCACCATCAAGTATGCCATCGACAACGGAGCCAAGGCCGTCGTCCTCATGTCCCACCTCGGTCGCCCAGATGGCAAGCCGAACGCCAAGTACAGTCTCAAGCCGGTTGTTTCCGAGCTCGAGAAGCTGCTCAGCAAGAGCGTGACCTTCACAGACGACTGCGTTGGCAAGCAGGTCGAGGACACTGTGAACAGCGCCAAGGACGGACAGGTCATTCTCCTTGAGAACCTGCGCTTCCACGCTGAGGAGGAGGGCAGCTACAAGGATGATGAGGGCAAGAAGCAGAAGGTTGACAAGGCCAAGGTCGAGGAGTTCCGCAAGGGGCTGACAGCTCTCGGTGACATCTACATCAGTGAGTACTGCTGCGTCGGATCTCGAGCTTCCGTGCTAACTTTACTCAGACGATGCCTTTGGTACCGCCCACCGTGCTCACAGCTCCATGGTCGGTGTCGACCTGCCACAGAAGGCCTCTGGCTTCCTCGTCAAGAAGGAGCTCGACTACTTCGCCAAGGCGCTCGAGGAGCCCAAGAGGCCCTTTCTCGCCATCCTCGGCGGCGCTAAGGTCTCTGACAAGATCCAGCTGATTGACAACCTGCTCGGCAAGGTCGACAGCTTGATCATCTGCGGTGGCATGTCTTTCACCTTCAAGAAGACCCTCGAGGGCGTCAAGATCGGCAACAGCTTGTTCGACGAGGCCGGCAGCAAGACCGTCAAAGACCTTGTCGAGAAGGCCAAGAAGAACAATGTTAAGATTGTCCTTCCCGTTGACTACATCACCGCCGACAAGTTCTCCAAGGATGCCGAAGTTGGATACGCAGAGGACAAGGACGGCATCCCAGATGGCTGGATGGGTCTCGACTGTGGAGAGAAGTCGATTAAGCTTTACAAGGAGGCTATCGGTGATGCTAAGACCATTCTCTGGAACGGTCCCGCTGGTGTCTTTGAGTTCGACAAGTTCGCTACCGGCACAAAGGCCACACTCGACGCCGCTGTCGAGGCCGCACAGAGCGGCAAGATTGTCATTATTGGTGGAGGTGACACAGCCACAGTCGCTGCCAAGTACGGCGTAGAAGACAAGCTCTCCCACGTCTCGACCGGTGGTGGTGCGTCGCTCGAGCTGCTCGAGGGCAAGGACCTGCCTGGTGTATCTGCTCTGTCAAGTAAGTAAGCCACTTGCTGCAGAGACCAAGGCTCAGTTTCGGAAGGTATATCTCCGAAGTTATGATTAATGTAATTTAATTCATTCCCATCGCAAGACAGCTAACGTCTGCTTGTCGACTTCAATATCCTCGCTCTTTAATCGTGATGCTCGTGATGCTTAGTCGTGCCCCGCGCATGGATAATTGCCTTCAGTGCCTTCAGTGCACCGTGTGAGAGCTCCGCGTCTTTATACGTGCGCTCCAGTCGCGGCTAGTGGCCTGTCGTTCATCTCGTTGATGTAATATGCTTCATTTGCCCAGCTTCTTCAACTCCTCCCTACTCAATGTCAGCATCCGCCAGTGTTCCTTTATTCTTGCCAGGTTCCTTACCTCAGTTGGCCAGCAAAGTCCTCGGTtgtgtcgtcgtcgtcccaGCTCTCTTCCCACAGATGCGTCTTGTCGCCGTGAGTCTGTGTCTCCTCCTCGCCCCAATCTAAGCTTCTCGTTAGCATGAAGTCTGTTCACTCTTGTGGTATTTAGCGAGCCATACCCTCAACAGGGAAGTCCTCGAACTCGTCGTCCTCCTCAAGCTGCGGCGCGGGCTTTGCTGCGGCGGCTGGTTGCCCGTTCGGTGCGTCGCTAACGACGGCTTTCGTTGTGGGAGCGCCTCCTTGTGCAGCGCCGGACATCGTGGCTGTATATGTGACGGAGTAGGAGGGTTGTTGGCGGGGTTGTTGTGGTAGTTGGTTAAATAGGTGAGATGGCGATGGTGTTTCACGAGCTATGCGGTTCCAAAGGCCGCCGCAGGGCAGAGTCACGTGCACGTGGGGTGTCACTTCTCTGCACCTATATCGTCGATCGTACTCAGGCTTCCGTGAACCTAGGTTCTGCGAGTTTGTTTTCTCCTTGCAATATATGTTTTGGTTCTACCCGCAGTGCTCCGTTCTCGTCTTTGCTCGAAGAGCGCCGCGGAACTCATGACGTCGTTCGTCCGCTGTAATACGCGCATTACGGTATCTCTAGTTCCGCTCCACGTTGACCGGAGTTTCGTAGATACTCTCAATCTTACCTCCGCTTTTCTCTCTCCCTCCTCTTCCTTTCTCTACTGTCCCTGTTGTAACTTGCCCTGTTTGCGTTTCACCACCGCACAAATCATAAGATGGTATTAGGATGGCTTGGTGGCAAGGGCAAAACCCCCACCCACGCAAGGAGCTTGACTGCGATCGACGAGCTTGCTCAAAGTATGTACTTTCAGAAGATACAAGACATTCAAAATCTAACACGAGACAGTTCAGGATGCCATGAGCGGTACGATTTCCGCAATCTGAGACCCTGAATACAAACTGATGGCACGCGAGCAGCCGTCACACACATCATGGCCGATGACATCGATAGCGCAGAGGAGTTCCTTCGAAAAGGCCACTCGCCATTCCACCAGGTGTGTTCTCTCTAAAGAAAGTTAGTTATGCGAAAGTAGTCAAGCTTACAAATGGAAAGCTCGGAGTCGGTGTGTGCATGTTCATGCGGGCAACCTTGGGATTCGAGCAAGACGTTATGCGCGAAGGTTCGACCCTCATAACGAAAGACTGAGAGACCAGCACTAATACGAGAGCAGCCAACGACATGCTTTATACCGCAGAAAGCGGCGCCTACGAAAGCCAGCGAAGAGTCGCTAAAAATGCAAACTCATTCCGCTCGAACATCTACCCTCCGGGCACCGAATATGCCGTATGCCAGGCGGAGGCGCAGTTGATGAGCGCCGTTGTTGGTGTGCTGAACGAGAGCCTGACTGAAGCTATTAAGAGTTTCTACAAGCTACGAAAAGCTTACATCACGCTGGAAGGAGTGATGGAGGCGGAGAGAACATTCCTGCATACGAAGAGTACCAGCAGCTTGAACTCGACCAGCTCGCGTGCCTCCTCGAAACCGGCATCAGTCCGATCTACTGGTGGTAGCACGCTCAAGAAGACGCTTTCTAAGACAGATTTGATTCGCAAGTCTGCGAACTCATCGACCACAAGCTTGAAGCAGACTGCAGACGATATCGACTTCGTCGACGCTAAACAGGAGCGAGGCGCTCAAACGCCGCTGGAATACGGAGGTCATCTGAACCTACCCGTCGGCCAAGGAGGGTCTGTTACACTAAACAATGCCCAGAAAGAGGTAGATGTTAGTTCAAGTTCCGCGTCGGGTCTACCTACCGGAAACCCTCAAGCCACTTCTGTACCAGACGCAATCGCGGATTTCGAGAATTTGGTACTGAAGGACGACAACGGAGAAGCCAGCGTCTCGGAATTCACCGACCACCCTATAGACGAGTTCATTATCTCTGGCGCCAGCTTTTGCTTCGGCATCCTGCTGTTGATCGTTTCAATGGTTCCGCCGTCCTTTGCAACCGTACTCAAAGTCATTGGCTTCAAGGGAGACAAGGACCGTGGGTTGCGGATGCTTTGGCAGGCGACGAAGTTCAACAACATTCACGGAGCTATGGCCGGCGTCGTGTTGATGGGCTATTTTAACGGTTTCGTCGGCTTCTGCGACATCATCCCACGAAGTGGCGAGGGCGCGTATCCTGAGAGACGGTGCAAGGCGCTAATGGCAGAGATGAGGAGAAGGTACCCGAAGAGCCATCTTTGGCTTTTAGAAGAGGCTCGCATGATGTCTAGAGAGAAAGAGCTGGAGAAGGGTGTCCAATTCTTGGAAGACATTGGCAAGTCCCCGTTCAAGCAGCTCGAGGCATTGAGCTGGTTTGAACGTTCTCTGGACCTTATGTACATGCACGATTACAAGAAGACCAGCACCGCTTTTCAGACTTGCATCACGCTTAACAACTGGAGCCACGGACTGTACCACTACATCTGTGGAGCTTCGTACGTCGAGTTATACAGGCGGGCTAAGATCTCTGATCCGTCGGCTGCAAAGGCGTATGGGGACCAAGCAAATGAGTACTTCAAGCAAGTCATGCCCAACATTGGCAAAAAGAAGTTCATGGGTCGTCAGCTACCCTTTGACACCTTCGTCAACCGTAAGATCTCAAGGTGGGAGGCACGAGCGAAGGAATGGAACTGTTCGTTCATCGACGCCATCGGTGTCTCGCCAATCGAGGAAATGATCTACTTCTGGAACGGATATAAACGCATGCGTCCCGAGCACTTGCAGGAATCTCTTGAGAATCTTGCGTGGAGCGAGTCATCCGCAAACCCTCATTGGGCAAAGGAAGACCTCAACGAGAAAGCCATTCTTTCCACCCTTCGCGCCGTCACGCTACGCACTCTGGGTCAGACAGCTGAAGCTAAGGAGATCCTGCAGAAGGATGTTATTGCTCACGACGCCACCCTATTCGCAGGTGCACTGAAGGACGACTGGATGCCGCCAGTCGCGAGATATGAGATGGCAGCATGCATGTGGCAAGAGGCCGATGTCGATGGGAACCCACAGGGACACCAGGAACAGCTCGCACAGTGTAAGACGTGGCTTGAGGCTTCAGGTAGTTGGGGCGGGTATGTTCTGGATGCAAGGTATGTTAAAGTTCCTCCTGATATTGTATGAGTACTAACAGTAGATACAGGATCGGTATGAAGATCACAACCGGCAAGGGTACGCTGAGGAGGTTTGGTGTTGTCATATAAGCTCGTTGTAAATATAATGCAGTGGGTTGACGACTACGAAAATCTGATCTGGGGTGTTCAATCAGTTGATAAAGCTACAGAAACAAACAATAGAGCTCGATTCGAAAA from Ascochyta rabiei chromosome 2, complete sequence includes these protein-coding regions:
- a CDS encoding Phosphoglycerate kinase, translating into MSLSNKLSIADVDLKGKRVLIRVDFNVPLDSDKNITNNQRIVGALPTIKYAIDNGAKAVVLMSHLGRPDGKPNAKYSLKPVVSELEKLLSKSVTFTDDCVGKQVEDTVNSAKDGQVILLENLRFHAEEEGSYKDDEGKKQKVDKAKVEEFRKGLTALGDIYINDAFGTAHRAHSSMVGVDLPQKASGFLVKKELDYFAKALEEPKRPFLAILGGAKVSDKIQLIDNLLGKVDSLIICGGMSFTFKKTLEGVKIGNSLFDEAGSKTVKDLVEKAKKNNVKIVLPVDYITADKFSKDAEVGYAEDKDGIPDGWMGLDCGEKSIKLYKEAIGDAKTILWNGPAGVFEFDKFATGTKATLDAAVEAAQSGKIVIIGGGDTATVAAKYGVEDKLSHVSTGGGASLELLEGKDLPGVSALSSK
- a CDS encoding 26S proteasome complex subunit, with the translated sequence MSGAAQGGAPTTKAVVSDAPNGQPAAAAKPAPQLEEDDEFEDFPVEDWGEEETQTHGDKTHLWEESWDDDDTTEDFAGQLREELKKLGK
- a CDS encoding Mitochondrial outer membrane protein iml2, whose amino-acid sequence is MVLGWLGGKGKTPTHARSLTAIDELAQIQDAMSAVTHIMADDIDSAEEFLRKGHSPFHQLGVGVCMFMRATLGFEQDVMREANDMLYTAESGAYESQRRVAKNANSFRSNIYPPGTEYAVCQAEAQLMSAVVGVLNESLTEAIKSFYKLRKAYITLEGVMEAERTFLHTKSTSSLNSTSSRASSKPASVRSTGGSTLKKTLSKTDLIRKSANSSTTSLKQTADDIDFVDAKQERGAQTPLEYGGHLNLPVGQGGSVTLNNAQKEVDVSSSSASGLPTGNPQATSVPDAIADFENLVLKDDNGEASVSEFTDHPIDEFIISGASFCFGILLLIVSMVPPSFATVLKVIGFKGDKDRGLRMLWQATKFNNIHGAMAGVVLMGYFNGFVGFCDIIPRSGEGAYPERRCKALMAEMRRRYPKSHLWLLEEARMMSREKELEKGVQFLEDIGKSPFKQLEALSWFERSLDLMYMHDYKKTSTAFQTCITLNNWSHGLYHYICGASYVELYRRAKISDPSAAKAYGDQANEYFKQVMPNIGKKKFMGRQLPFDTFVNRKISRWEARAKEWNCSFIDAIGVSPIEEMIYFWNGYKRMRPEHLQESLENLAWSESSANPHWAKEDLNEKAILSTLRAVTLRTLGQTAEAKEILQKDVIAHDATLFAGALKDDWMPPVARYEMAACMWQEADVDGNPQGHQEQLAQCKTWLEASGSWGGYVLDARIGMKITTGKGTLRRFGVVI